The DNA segment GTCCAGCGTGGTCATGGCGCGGGCGAAGGGGCTTCCGGTGCCGTGTCGGCGGGGCTGGCCGGCGCTTGTGGCGACGGCAGGTAAAGCGGGCCAGTCTGGCCACAGCCGGATAGCAACAAAGTCAACGCCAC comes from the Immundisolibacter sp. genome and includes:
- a CDS encoding lipoprotein is translated as MYLLFRRSGRALPAAVVALTLLLSGCGQTGPLYLPSPQAPASPADTAPEAPSPAP